A DNA window from Lachancea thermotolerans CBS 6340 chromosome G complete sequence contains the following coding sequences:
- the DPP1 gene encoding bifunctional diacylglycerol diphosphate phosphatase/phosphatidate phosphatase (similar to uniprot|Q05521 Saccharomyces cerevisiae YDR284C DPP1 Diacylglycerol pyrophosphate (DGPP) phosphatase zinc-regulated vacuolar membrane- associated lipid phosphatase dephosphorylates DGPP to phosphatidate (PA) and Pi then PA to diacylglycerol involved in lipid signaling and cell metabolism), translated as MGVNRLTFGMERVSRYAVLRKWKISDALLCVLFFLINIPIYHADPFQRQFYVNDPTLSHPHATTQRVNENALLAYSLALPAIVIIVVTLLIADPKHKVYLLYVSLLGLILSWTFTSLLTDYLKNWIGRPRPDFIARCKPKKGTPLDTLVTAADVCMTKNLPRLMDGFRSTPSGHSSESFAGLGYLYLWLSGQLLTENPKVGYWRSIVAYGPLIGAATIAISRTEDYRHHFVDVLLGSLIGLVIAYKTYFRNFPALSSEIPFKPLLDDSDVSLEAFHAINEVQDEEATPLREA; from the coding sequence ATGGGCGTCAATAGGCTAACATTTGGAATGGAGAGAGTGTCAAGATATGCGGTTCTGAGGAAGTGGAAAATTTCGGATGCCCTGCTTTGTGTTTTATTTTTCCTGATTAACATTCCTATATATCATGCAGATCCTTTTCAAAGGCAATTTTACGTGAACGACCCAACCCTGTCGCACCCTCACGCAACCACCCAAAGAGTAAATGAAAATGCTTTACTGGCTTACAGTCTTGCTCTCCCAGCTATTGTTATAATTGTTGTAACGCTCCTGATTGCTGACCCTAAGCACAAGGTTTATCTCTTATATGTTTCTCTTTTGGGGCTTATTCTTTCCTGGACTTTCACTTCACTTTTGACAGACTatctcaaaaactggatTGGTAGACCGCGTCCTGACTTTATCGCACGCTGCAAACCTAAGAAAGGAACTCCTCTTGATACACTGGTGACTGCAGCTGATGTCTGTATGACAAAAAATTTGCCACGATTAATGGATGGCTTCCGTTCAACACCCAGCGGTCACTCTAGTGAGAGTTTTGCGGGTTTGGGCTATCTGTACCTATGGTTGAGCGGTCAACTACTTACGGAGAACCCCAAGGTTGGTTATTGGAGATCGATTGTGGCTTACGGCCCCTTGATTGGCGCAGCAACTATTGCTATTTCTCGCACAGAAGATTACAGGCAtcactttgttgatgttttgCTTGGCAGCTTGATCGGACTGGTCATCGCCTATAAGACATATTTCAGGAACTTTCCTGCTTTGTCAAGTGAAATTCCGTTCAAGCCTCTTCTTGATGATAGCGACGTTAGTCTCGAGGCTTTTCACGCTATCAACGAAGTTCAAGATGAGGAAGCCACACCATTGAGGGAGGCATGA
- the INM2 gene encoding inositol monophosphate 1-phosphatase INM2 (similar to Saccharomyces cerevisiae YDR287W inositol monophosphatase and to YHR046C uniprot|P38710 Saccharomyces cerevisiae YHR046C INM1 Inositol monophosphatase, involved in biosynthesis of inositol and in phosphoinositide second messenger signaling): MALTKEQLKDIETSLVDLASKEVGPLLKEKAGTQFDAFDDKANQVDLVTAVDKKIEAIIKESLNKLYPDFKFVGEETYQPGTTEIGKEPTFIVDPIDGTTNFIHGYPYSCTSLGLVENGVPVVGVVYNPHLNMMFHASKDNGARLNGEPIKVPERDLTLQQSIIALEAGSERSSGSSGDDNFDIKQATYKNLLSDKGGYIHGSRSCGSAAMNMCLVATGKLDAYWEGGCWAWDVCAGWCIVTECGGMVVGGNPNAWEVPVDERCYLAVRGGCTNPSQKTFVENFWSHVAGKLKYHW, translated from the coding sequence ATGGCCCTTACAAAAGAGCAGCTTAAAGACATAGAGACCAGTTTGGTTGATTTAGCGTCAAAGGAGGTAGGTCCCCTattgaaagagaaagccGGCACTCAATTTGACGCCTTCGATGACAAAGCAAACCAAGTTGACCTTGTGACAGCCGTCGACAAGAAGATCGAGGCTATTATTAAAGAATCTCTCAATAAACTGTACCcagacttcaagtttgtaGGGGAGGAAACGTACCAGCCGGGAACTACCGAAATCGGCAAGGAACCAACCTTCATTGTGGATCCTATTGACGGCACTACCAACTTTATCCATGGCTATCCTTATAGCTGTACCTCACTCGGGCTGGTTGAAAACGGAGTCCCTGTAGTTGGCGTTGTTTACAACCCTCACTTGAACATGATGTTCCATGCTTCTAAGGACAACGGCGCAAGATTAAACGGTGAGCCCATCAAGGTTCCTGAGAGAGATTTGACCCTTCAACAATCTATCATTGCTTTAGAGGCCGGCTCTGAGCGTTCCTCCGGCTCCTCAGGGGATGACAACTTCGACATTAAACAAGCCACATACAAGAACCTACTGAGCGACAAAGGTGGGTATATTCATGGAAGCAGGAGTTGCGGTAGCGCAGCCATGAACATGTGTTTAGTCGCTACCGGTAAGTTGGACGCCTATTGGGAAGGTGGATGTTGGGCGTGGGATGTATGCGCAGGCTGGTGTATTGTTACAGAGTGCGGCGGCATGGTTGTCGGAGGAAATCCAAACGCATGGGAAGTCCCAGTCGACGAGAGATGCTACTTAGCGGTTAGAGGTGGCTGCACAAATCCTTCTCAAAAGacttttgttgaaaacttttggTCTCACGTTGCCGGAAAGCTAAAATACCACTGGTAG
- the NSE3 gene encoding Smc5-Smc6 complex subunit NSE3 (similar to uniprot|Q05541 Saccharomyces cerevisiae YDR288W NSE3 Essential protein of unknown function), with protein MSDSESEVNDYGNEKTIVVAKRVLRRFLSLCESQSTIISRTKLSTIIREVSSEENTRTVKFGAIYKAMNSLLQNSFGYQLWGLYSKPPKNTKGGKRPVPSRDHTPEINEINSGGGAVNLKERAQFFMLVSELPKAPTAFRSLLLEEGTKLYDDRIVDDDYIGNDLSMLPEDSFENAVATDESLVAQGLTFVVLVLILFSKNSILHQELVQHLLKFGIPQDGQKIPVLDITLNDFLSLLIKREYIHRTDERAQDGAQEVSFYRIGRKTQLEFDKKSLLAMCFKIMEPDAAQMAQLEKSIDLSIADAYGV; from the coding sequence ATGAGCGATTCAGAATCTGAAGTTAATGACTATGGTAACGAGAAAACCATAGTAGTTGCCAAGCGAGTTCTTCGGCGATTTCTATCCTTATGCGAGTCGCAATCTACCATCATATCAAGAACTAAACTGTCGACCATAATTCGAGAAGTTTCGAGTGAGGAAAACACGCGTACAGTCAAATTTGGGGCCATCTACAAAGCCATGAACTCCCTGTTGCAAAACTCTTTTGGGTATCAATTGTGGGGCTTGTATTCGAAGCCTCCCAAAAACACAAAAGGGGGGAAGAGACCAGTCCCTTCGCGGGACCACACGCCTGAGATCAATGAGATCAATAGTGGCGGTGGCGCTGTTAACTTAAAAGAGAGAGCTCAGTTCTTTATGCTCGTATCAGAACTTCCTAAAGCGCCTACAGCATTTCGTTCGCTTCTACTCGAGGAAGGTACAAAGCTCTACGATGACCGCATTGTCGATGATGACTATATAGGAAACGACTTGTCAATGCTACCTGAAGATTCCTTTGAAAACGCCGTTGCAACAGATGAGAGTCTGGTTGCGCAAGGACTCACCTTCGTGGTACTGGTGCTTATCCTTTTTTCTAAGAATAGCATTTTGCACCAAGAACTAGTGCAACATCTGCTCAAGTTTGGAATTCCGCAGGACGGCCAGAAGATTCCTGTTCTTGACATCACGCTAAATGACTTTTTGAGTTTGCTTATCAAACGGGAATACATTCACCGAACAGACGAGCGGGCACAAGATGGAGCTCAAGAGGTTAGCTTTTACCGAATTGGTCGTAAGACGCAATTGGAGTTCGACAAGAAGTCCCTTTTGGCCATGTGCTTTAAAATAATGGAACCAGATGCAGCGCAGATGGCtcagcttgaaaaatcaaTTGACTTGAGCATCGCAGACGCTTACGGAGTATAA
- the GCN2 gene encoding serine/threonine-protein kinase GCN2 (similar to uniprot|P15442 Saccharomyces cerevisiae YDR283C GCN2 Protein kinase phosphorylates the alpha-subunit of translation initiation factor eIF2 (Sui2p) in response to starvation activated by uncharged tRNAs and the Gcn1p-Gcn20p complex): MAPGSFTLDQNYELQKNELEAIKCIYMDDFTDKTVQKSSWDKHPLIQFEISLRSTDQEPAESSLTLDVTLPAKYPQEPPVISFKNIQNVLGSYLASIKAEINEIHKRSKGREEIIFEITSLVQEKLDEAQSSANTQSLEDERLQRIEDEKKKLEEEESKRKEDVKVERLKEQKLIDEIVRKEMEKRQDDDLSFKPDSTIDFNPPIDWITSGEAYVFPKMIRAKLPNNSFYKFKAVVNPQQIKLSNDLLGFSKQFLVKPYIPPESPLANTLASSDIMDNFFYLLTIVTLDNPYFNTNNGKKDISNLEKELDSLLHVRHDNINRLYAFAVERTGRSNSSYAWKIRILNEYSPLSLVGDVVDSVGYVNIATARGWVLRLIEGLESLHKQGVVHKSVNLQTVTLAKDADFGTTIPKLLHSGYGYTILNLISAHPSKTGPKIEMIEQPWVAPELIRFNNSKPQRKTDVWELGVLFVQTINGADTVVKFPTPQEFLSNVPMDESLFDFLQKLLEPDLKKRFGPLELLPMKFLRTNLDPTINKNLFPDSTSISAMNSSAALASGPEPRSSMSLSTTSGDIRRRSFNVSSRYSSTNPSSNSRYATDFEEIAVLGKGAFGQVVKARNALDSRYYAVKKIRHSEEKLSSILSEVMLLASLNHQYVVRYYAAWLEEDTQEQAIASSDSEETDSIETSEIEDYTESSTFNSTGQAFNNGWDFISNSLQASNYPEIVFANSSSENEEEKEKEYESEDFESSEGGSCARTSADFSLDEQKRSDGKGHQGQQTRRKGVFSAGACTGTHDMRQGAKHDSGKDDKVAPRYAGKETQAERRFSRRGGKSTLFIQMEYCENRTLFDLIHNENLSAQREEYWKLFREILDALSYIHSQGIIHRDLKPMNIFIDESRNIKIGDFGLAKNVNKPVDLLRMDSHMSAASAEDLTSAVGTALYVAVEVLSGSGNYNEKIDMYSLGIIFFEMVYSFNTGMERVNDIKKLRSSSIEFPSDFDDTKLAVEKKIIKQLLDHDPKKRPDAKTLLRSGLLPVKHQDDVIKEALRNLADPSSPWQQQVKESLFAQPYSVTNDILFDNHKVFSTPFNQLLKSQMMEEIVKIFKRHGGIENNEPPMIFPKAPVYSTQNVYEVLDKGGSVLQLQYDLTYPMARYISKGPNCVSKQYRVQYVYRPPQHAQPSTEPRRFVEVDFDIITPPNSETPLYDAESIKVIDEIIIQLPIFGKTNTIFAVNHADILESVFNFCSIDKAQRSLVSHMLSQVGFAKTFKDVKNELKSVLNISSTSLNDLELFDFRLDFESARKRLQKVMMDSPFLAKVEESLQYISKVINFLKPLKVSRNIIICPISNYNWGFYKGNIMFQAIYDDDKSRSLIAAGGRYDSLISLIARPSGGKINNIQRAVGFNLAWETILAVAQNYFKLATGKSTKKRSSLMKDVPLEWKPMRCEVLVSSFSKTILNTIGVETLNQLWKAGISADFVHSCYTVDDVVSAAQRDGVNWIILIKQQKYSAPSNKRKYKPLKVKKLGSELDVDLDFDEFLAIYQQEAESKFISSDFPQILESNPVSPDDKRWEDFTSTEESQDGASDTSAIGKTAQKVVYIPNMATRAKKSNKKDKWVYEDSARNASRAIISSLSTAPIFAVDAVRDETLEIISVTSLAQKDEWLRKIFGVGNNSAPRSFATSIYNNLAKEASKGGKWAIVHCDKTGKSCVVDLQR, translated from the coding sequence ATGGCACCCGGTAGTTTTACCCTCGATCAGAACTATGAACTACAGAAAAATGAACTGGAGGCAATCAAGTGTATATACATGGATGATTTCACTGACAAAACAGTTCAAAAGTCTTCTTGGGACAAGCATCCGTTGATACAATTTGAAATCTCGCTAAGATCAACAGACCAAGAGCCTGCAGAATCTTCATTGACTCTTGATGTCACTTTGCCTGCTAAGTACCCGCAAGAACCACCAGTTAtcagtttcaaaaatatacaAAATGTTTTGGGAAGCTACCTTGCTTCTATCAAAGCCGAAATCAACGAGATCCACAAACGTTCAAAAGGGCGTGAGGAAAtcatctttgaaatcacCTCATTAGTCCAAGAAAAACTAGATGAAGCTCAAAGCTCTGCGAACACGCAGTCATTAGAGGACGAGCGACTTCAAAGGATTGAGgatgagaaaaaaaagctggaagaggaagaaagtAAACGGAAAGAGGACGTCAAGGTCGAGCGACTAAAAGAACAAAAGCTTATTGATGAAATTGTTCGCAAGGAAATGGAAAAAAGGCAGGATGACGATTTGAGCTTTAAACCCGATAGCACGATAGATTTTAACCCACCCATCGACTGGATAACATCGGGGGAAGCGTAcgtttttccaaaaatgATTCGTGCCAAGCTCCCAAACAATTCTTTTTACAAGTTCAAAGCTGTAGTAAATCCTCAGCAAATCAAACTGAGCAATGATCTTCTAgggttttcaaagcaatTCCTCGTAAAGCCATATATTCCTCCAGAGTCGCCTCTAGCAAACACCCTGGCATCCTCTGATATTATGGACAATTTCTTTTACCTACTGACTATTGTGACTCTAGATAACCCTTACTTCAACACAAACAATGGTAAAAAGGATATTTCGAAtctcgaaaaagagctggacTCCTTGCTTCATGTTAGGCATGATAATATCAACAGGCTTTATGCTTTTGCTGTTGAACGTACAGGCAGAAGTAATTCCTCATACGCCTGGAAGATAAGAATTTTAAATGAATACTCTCCTCTCTCCCTTGTTGGCGATGTTGTCGACTCGGTGGGCTACGTAAACATAGCCACCGCTCGGGGTTGGGTGTTAAGACTTATAGAAGGCCTGGAAAGTCTGCATAAGCAAGGTGTGGTTCACAAAAGCGTTAATTTACAGACTGTCACGCTCGCAAAGGATGCAGATTTTGGCACCACTATTCCGAAGCTCCTTCATTCTGGATATGGCTATACAATCTTGAACCTGATTTCCGCTCACCCAAGTAAAACAGGCCCCAAAATTGAGATGATAGAACAGCCATGGGTAGCTCCTGAGCTGATTCGGTTCAATAACAGCAAACCGCAAAGAAAAACTGATGTTTGGGAACTTGGTGTGCTGTTTGTACAGACTATCAATGGTGCCGATACAGTTGTAAAATTTCCCACCCCGCAGGAATTTTTGAGTAATGTACCAATGGATGAAAGTCTATTTGATTTCctgcagaagcttttggagcCAGATCTGAAAAAGAGGTTCGGACCACTAGAACTTTTGCcaatgaagtttttgagaacaAATTTAGATCCCACTATTAATAAAAATTTGTTCCCAGATTCCACTTCTATATCTGCAATGAATTCTAGTGCTGCGCTCGCATCTGGCCCGGAGCCAAGATCCAGCATGTctctttcaacaacttcaggAGATATTAGAAGGCGCAGTTTTAACGTCAGCTCGAGATATTCTTCAACAAACCCATCGAGTAATTCAAGATATGCaacagattttgaagaaattgcagTGCTAGGGAAGGGGGCTTTCGGACAAGTCGTTAAGGCAAGGAATGCCTTGGATAGTCGCTACTATGCTGTTAAAAAGATAAGGCattcagaagaaaaattGTCGTCCATTTTGAGTGAAGTCATGCTTCTGGCAAGTTTGAATCATCAATACGTTGTACGTTACTACGCGGCATGGCTGGAAGAGGATACTCAAGAGCAAGCAATTGCTAGTTCAGATTCGGAAGAAACAGACTCGATAGAAACATCAGAAATAGAGGATTACACGGAATCTAGCACATTCAACAGCACTGGGCAAGCTTTTAACAATGGTTGGGACTTCATATCTAATTCTCTTCAGGCTTCTAACTATCCAGAAATCGTTTTTGCTAACAGTTCTTCGgagaatgaagaggaaaaagaaaaagaataTGAAAGCGAAGACTTTGAAAGTAGCGAAGGCGGATCTTGTGCTAGGACTTCGGCGGATTTTTCTCTAGACGAGCAGAAAAGGAGTGATGGTAAAGGCCATCAAGGCCAGCAAACAAGGCGGAAAGGAGTATTTTCTGCCGGCGCATGTACGGGCACTCACGACATGAGACAAGGGGCCAAGCATGATAGCGGAAAGGATGACAAAGTTGCGCCTCGTTATGCGGGCAAAGAGACTCAGGCGGAGAGAAGGTTTTCTAGACGTGGAGGAAAAAGCACACTTTTCATTCAAATGGAATATTGCGAGAACAGAACACTTTTCGACCTCATTCATAATGAAAACTTGAGCGCTCAAAGGGAAGAGTATTGGAAGCTTTTCCGCGAAATCTTGGACGCGTTAAGTTATATCCACTCGCAGGGGATTATCCACAGAGATCTCAAACCGATGAATATATTTATAGATGAGTCGagaaatatcaaaattggaGATTTCGGACTTGCAAAGAATGTCAACAAACCTGTCGACCTTTTACGAATGGACTCTCATATGAGTGCGGCGAGTGCAGAAGATCTTACTTCGGCGGTCGGAACAGCTCTGTACGTCGCGGTTGAAGTACTAAGTGGGAGCGGAAACTATAACGAAAAGATTGACATGTATTCATTGGGcatcattttctttgaaatgGTCTACTCATTCAATACTGGCATGGAACGAGTTAATGACATAAAAAAGTTACGGTCTAGTTCGATTGAATTTCcttctgattttgatgacACCAAGTTGGCTGTCGAAAAAAAGATCAtaaagcagcttcttgaccaCGATCCTAAAAAGAGACCGGACGCAAAAACACTCCTCCGTAGTGGGCTACTCCCAGTGAAGCATCAAGATGATGTGATTAAAGAGGCATTACGAAACCTTGCCGATCCATCTTCACCATGGCAGCAACAAGTCAAAGAGAGCCTTTTTGCTCAACCTTACAGCGTCACCAATGACATTTTGTTTGATAACCATAAAGTTTTCTCAACGCCTTTCAACCAACTGTTAAAATCACAAATGATGGAAGAGATCGTAAAAATCTTCAAGCGACATGGAGGAATCGAGAACAATGAGCCTCCGATGATATTTCCGAAAGCACCTGTTTACTCGACCCAAAATGTTTACGAAGTTTTGGACAAGGGAGGCTCTGTATTACAACTACAGTATGACCTTACATATCCTATGGCGCGGTATATCTCTAAAGGCCCTAATTGTGTTTCTAAGCAATACCGAGTGCAGTATGTTTATCGACCACCTCAACACGCCCAGCCAAGTACTGAGCCGCGGAGATTTGTGGAAGTTGATTTTGACATCATAACTCCGCCCAATTCTGAGACACCATTATATGACGCTGAAAGCATTAAAGTGATCGACGAAATTATTATCCAACTCCCTATTTTTGGGAAAACCAACACGATTTTTGCCGTCAACCATGCAGATATCCTAGAAAGTGTATTCAATTTTTGCTCAATTGATAAAGCGCAGCGATCTTTAGTTTCGCATATGCTTTCGCAAGTTGGGTTCGcaaaaactttcaaagacgtCAAAAACGAACTAAAGTCAGTGTTGAACATCTCTTCAACTTCACTCAACGACCTTGAGCTATTTGACTTTCGCCTTGATTTCGAAAGTGCTAGGAAGAGATTGCAGAAGGTCATGATGGATAGTCCTTTTCTGGCTAAGGTTGAAGAGTCCTTGCAGTATATTTCCAAAGTtatcaattttttgaagccattgaagGTTAGTCGTAATATTATCATTTGCCCTATAAGCAATTACAACTGGGGCTTTTACAAGGGTAACATAATGTTCCAGGCGATTTATGACGACGACAAATCGAGAAGCCTTATTGCGGCGGGAGGGCGTTACGACAGTTTGATATCCTTAATTGCTAGGCCTTCTGGAGGTAAAATAAACAACATTCAAAGAGCCGTGGGCTTCAACCTGGCTTGGGAGACAATACTAGCCGTTGCGCAAAACTATTTTAAGCTAGCAACTGGGAAAAGCACCAAAAAGAGgagctctttgatgaagGATGTGCCATTGGAATGGAAACCTATGAGGTGTGAAGTGCTagtttcaagcttttcgaaaactatTCTCAACACTATAGGCGTCGAAACATTGAACCAGCTCTGGAAGGCTGGAATCAGCGCGGATTTTGTGCACAGCTGCTACACGGTCGACGATGTTGTTTCGGCGGCTCAAAGAGATGGCGTCAATTGGATTATTTTGATCAAACAACAAAAGTACTCGGCCCCAAGTAACAAGAGAAAATACAAACCCCTCAAAGTaaagaagcttggaagtgagcttgatgttgaTCTCGACtttgatgagtttttggcaatCTACCAGCAGGAGGCAGAGTCAAAATTTATTAGCAGTGATTTTCCTCAAATTTTAGAGAGTAATCCAGTATCCCCAGATGATAAGCGATGGGAAGACTTCACCAGCACAGAGGAGAGCCAAGACGGTGCTAGTGATACTTCTGCAATTGGCAAAACCGCCCAAAAGGTCGTTTATATTCCAAACATGGCAACCAGAGCCAAAAAGTCAAATAAAAAAGACAAATGGGTGTACGAAGATTCGGCAAGAAACGCATCTCGGGCCATCATCTCAAGTTTGTCAACTGCTCCAATTTTTGCAGTTGATGCTGTAAGGGATGAAACTTTGGAGATTATATCAGTCACCTCTttagctcaaaaagatgaaTGGCTTAGAAAGATTTTCGGGGTTGGCAACAATTCCGCCCCAAGGAGCTTTGCTACGAGCATCTACAATAATTTAGCCAAAGAAGCATCCAAGGGTGGAAAATGGGCCATAGTTCACTGTGATAAAACGGGGAAATCATGCGTGGTAGATCTCCAGCGCTAA
- the MGP12 gene encoding Mgp12p (similar to uniprot|Q05530 Saccharomyces cerevisiae YDR286C Hypothetical ORF) has translation MLFIRRFHAASALANYAHVNLTLFSKANCGLCDKAKGVLSQVLAEKPYADIGVKIIDIDEPQNKEWWTKYCLDVPVLHIENTKNPGSLSKIFHKLDVDQVKHQVQDSQ, from the coding sequence ATGCTATTTATTCGGAGGTTTCACGCCGCAAGCGCCCTTGCTAACTACGCGCATGTTAACTTAACgctcttttcaaaagccaaCTGCGGTCTGTGCGACAAAGCTAAAGGTGTGTTAAGCCAAGTACTGGCTGAAAAGCCATATGCTGACATTGGAGTCAAAATTATTGACATTGATGAACCCCAAAACAAGGAGTGGTGGACGAAGTACTGCCTAGACGTTCCTGTACTGCACATAGAAAATACGAAGAATCCAGGctcgctttcaaaaatcttccaCAAGTTGGATGTTGATCAGGTCAAACATCAGGTGCAGGATTCTCAATAA